In a genomic window of Polycladomyces abyssicola:
- a CDS encoding ABC transporter ATP-binding protein, with translation MALLEIRDLHVSFHTYAGEVQAVRGVNLTLEKGEALAIVGESGSGKSVTAQAIMRLIPSPPGKIKSGEILFDGKNLLKLTEKEMFQVRGSEIGMIFQDPMTSLNPTMTVGKQIMEGLIWHQRISPSEARQRAVEMLRLVGIPSPETRINNYPHEFSGGMRQRAMIAIALACNPKILIADEPTTALDVTIQAQIIELLKELQKKTDTAVILITHDLGVVAEMAQRVAVMYGGKVVETGTVEEIFYRPRHPYTWGLLASMPRLDLDRKQELKPIPGSPPDLFDPPKGCPFADRCPYTMYICNDEMPEVSEVSQTHRVSCWLEHPEAPSVSHEPIVRISSK, from the coding sequence GTGGCATTGTTGGAGATTCGCGATTTGCATGTGTCGTTTCACACCTATGCAGGAGAAGTACAAGCGGTCCGGGGTGTCAACCTGACGTTGGAAAAGGGAGAAGCATTGGCCATTGTCGGGGAGTCGGGCAGTGGCAAAAGCGTCACTGCACAGGCGATTATGCGCTTGATTCCTTCTCCGCCCGGCAAAATCAAGAGCGGTGAAATTCTTTTTGACGGGAAAAATCTGTTGAAGTTGACGGAAAAAGAGATGTTCCAGGTACGCGGCTCCGAGATCGGGATGATCTTTCAGGACCCGATGACATCGCTCAACCCGACGATGACAGTGGGTAAGCAGATCATGGAGGGGCTGATTTGGCACCAGCGCATTTCCCCTTCCGAAGCGCGCCAACGCGCAGTGGAAATGTTGCGTTTAGTGGGCATTCCCAGCCCCGAGACACGGATCAACAATTATCCTCACGAATTCAGCGGCGGGATGCGGCAACGAGCCATGATCGCCATCGCATTGGCCTGCAATCCGAAGATTTTGATCGCAGATGAGCCGACCACGGCATTGGACGTGACCATCCAAGCACAGATCATCGAACTGCTGAAGGAACTGCAAAAGAAAACGGACACCGCTGTCATTCTGATCACCCACGATTTGGGTGTGGTGGCGGAAATGGCGCAACGCGTGGCGGTGATGTACGGAGGCAAGGTGGTGGAGACGGGAACGGTGGAAGAGATCTTCTACAGGCCACGTCATCCATACACCTGGGGGTTGTTGGCTTCTATGCCTCGGCTGGATTTGGATCGGAAGCAGGAGTTGAAGCCAATCCCCGGGTCCCCGCCGGATCTGTTCGATCCGCCCAAAGGTTGCCCGTTTGCCGATCGTTGTCCGTACACGATGTATATTTGCAACGACGAGATGCCCGAGGTGAGTGAGGTATCCCAGACGCATCGCGTTAGTTGCTGGCTGGAACACCCAGAAGCACCGTCCGTCTCGCATGAACCGATCGTGCGCATTTCGTCCAAGTAA
- the metX gene encoding homoserine O-acetyltransferase MetX, with translation MVTSVDTVTKKTVAVGPVALECGETLQDVHIAVETVGKLSVDRDNVVLVCHALTGDAHAVGDERDPGWWDGLIGPGRYIDTNRYFVVTTNVLGGCNGSTGPSSINPATGRPYGSSFPPVTIRDMVHVQYRTLQKMGIDRVHTIVGGSMGGMQVLEWGILYPEAVENLIPIATTAALSPMAIAYNDIGRQAIMSDPDWQGGDYYPGPGPKKGLAIARMVGMVTYRTDTLFHQRFQRRLQTNVPEWSRDATFQVESYLRYQGEKLVNRFDANSYLCLLKAMDTHDVGRGRGGMAAALSKIRSRALIIGIEEDRLFQIEEQRTLYRELREQGKDAQLWELRSPYGHDAFLIEYEKMGPVIREFLEG, from the coding sequence GTGGTAACCAGCGTCGATACGGTGACAAAGAAAACGGTGGCCGTGGGGCCGGTAGCGTTGGAATGCGGGGAAACACTGCAGGATGTGCACATTGCGGTGGAGACGGTGGGAAAACTGTCGGTGGACCGGGACAACGTGGTATTGGTTTGTCACGCGTTGACAGGAGATGCGCATGCCGTCGGGGATGAACGGGACCCCGGCTGGTGGGACGGGTTGATCGGGCCCGGTCGCTACATCGATACCAACCGCTATTTTGTCGTCACCACCAATGTACTTGGCGGCTGTAATGGAAGTACGGGTCCGTCATCCATCAATCCGGCCACGGGGCGGCCTTATGGTTCGAGTTTTCCCCCGGTCACCATTCGGGATATGGTCCACGTGCAGTATCGTACCCTTCAGAAAATGGGCATCGATCGGGTTCATACCATCGTCGGCGGTTCCATGGGGGGAATGCAGGTACTGGAATGGGGCATCTTATACCCTGAAGCGGTGGAGAATTTGATCCCCATCGCCACCACAGCCGCGTTGTCCCCCATGGCCATCGCCTACAACGATATCGGGCGCCAAGCCATCATGTCCGATCCGGACTGGCAGGGAGGCGATTACTACCCGGGACCGGGGCCGAAAAAAGGTTTGGCTATCGCCAGGATGGTCGGAATGGTTACCTACCGAACGGACACGTTGTTCCATCAGCGGTTCCAACGCCGGCTGCAGACCAATGTACCGGAATGGTCCCGGGACGCGACATTTCAGGTGGAAAGCTATCTGCGTTATCAGGGAGAAAAACTGGTTAACCGGTTTGATGCCAACAGTTATTTGTGTCTGCTCAAAGCGATGGACACGCATGATGTGGGCAGGGGGCGCGGCGGAATGGCGGCCGCGCTGTCGAAGATTCGCTCCCGTGCGTTGATCATCGGCATTGAGGAGGATCGGTTGTTTCAAATTGAGGAGCAACGAACACTGTACCGGGAATTACGGGAGCAGGGAAAAGATGCACAGCTGTGGGAATTACGATCCCCGTACGGACATGATGCATTTTTGATCGAATACGAAAAGATGGGACCGGTAATCCGGGAATTTTTGGAGGGGTAG
- a CDS encoding succinate dehydrogenase cytochrome b558 subunit — translation MSNHSSFFNRRLHSLLGVIPVGFFLVEHLLTNYFATRGPAVFQEKVEWIWHLPFLLALETVFIYLPLLYHALYGLHIAFQAKNNVVNHGTFRNYMFMLQRVTGIITLIFVGWHVWETRVQVALHDLTSRELTVMMHQILSNDVNFALYLIGVVAAVFHFSNGIWSFLVSWGITVGPRAQYVSTWVCMALFVVVSYIGISALFAFHNPEFLNQLAQR, via the coding sequence ATGAGCAATCACAGTAGTTTCTTCAACCGTCGGCTGCACTCGTTGCTGGGTGTCATTCCGGTGGGCTTTTTTTTGGTCGAGCACTTGTTGACGAACTATTTTGCGACCAGAGGCCCCGCCGTTTTCCAAGAAAAGGTGGAGTGGATCTGGCATCTGCCGTTCCTGCTCGCTCTGGAAACGGTGTTCATCTACCTGCCTTTGTTGTACCATGCGCTGTATGGTCTGCACATCGCGTTCCAGGCGAAAAATAACGTTGTGAATCACGGCACGTTCCGTAACTACATGTTTATGTTGCAACGCGTGACCGGCATCATCACACTGATTTTCGTGGGATGGCATGTATGGGAAACGAGGGTTCAGGTAGCCTTGCATGATTTGACGTCGCGTGAGTTGACAGTGATGATGCACCAGATTCTCAGCAATGACGTCAATTTTGCACTGTACTTGATCGGGGTCGTTGCTGCTGTTTTCCACTTCAGCAACGGGATCTGGTCGTTTTTGGTCAGCTGGGGCATTACGGTCGGACCGCGTGCACAGTATGTATCCACTTGGGTGTGCATGGCCCTTTTCGTGGTTGTGTCGTACATCGGCATCAGTGCCCTGTTCGCATTCCACAATCCGGAGTTTTTGAACCAGTTGGCGCAGCGTTAA
- the sdhA gene encoding succinate dehydrogenase flavoprotein subunit → MNEKIIIVGGGLAGLMAAIKTAEAGANVELFSLVPVKRSHSVCAQGGINGAVNTKGEGDSPWEHFDDTIYGGDFLANQPPVKAMCEAAPGIIYLMDRMGVPFNRTPEGLIDFRRFGGTKHHRTAYAGATTGQQLLYALDEQVRRWEVAGRVTKYEHWEFLKVILDDEGRCRGIVAQNLRSHEIKAFLADAVILATGGLGMIFGKSTNSMINTGSAASAVYQQGAYYANGEFIQVHPTAIPGDDKLRLMSESARGEGGRVWTYKDGKPWYFLEEMYPAYGNLVPRDIATRAIFKVCVDMKLGINGENMVYLDLSHKDPKELDIKLGGIIEIYEKFMGEDPRKVPMKIFPAVHYSMGGLWVDYNQMTNIPGLFAAGECEYQYHGANRLGANSLLSCIFGGMVAGPKAIEYVRGLEKSAEDLPSTLYESIVKDEEAKYEQLLKMDGTENAYKLHQELGQWMTDNVTVVRYNDRLLKTDEKIQELMERYQNINMSDTSKWSNQAVSFTRQLWNMLQLARVITLGAYHRNESRGAHYKPEFPERNDEEWLKTTKAKFTEDGPAFEYEPVDISLIKPRPRRYDVAKEEAAKK, encoded by the coding sequence ATGAACGAGAAAATCATTATCGTGGGTGGCGGATTGGCCGGTCTGATGGCCGCCATCAAGACGGCGGAAGCGGGTGCCAATGTCGAGTTGTTTTCGCTTGTGCCCGTGAAACGTTCCCACTCGGTGTGTGCGCAGGGCGGGATCAACGGTGCGGTCAACACCAAAGGGGAAGGTGACTCGCCGTGGGAACACTTTGACGACACGATCTACGGCGGGGACTTTTTGGCCAACCAACCCCCGGTCAAAGCGATGTGTGAAGCAGCGCCGGGCATCATTTACCTGATGGACCGTATGGGAGTGCCGTTCAACCGAACGCCGGAAGGATTGATCGACTTCCGCCGATTCGGGGGTACCAAACACCACCGTACCGCTTATGCCGGGGCGACTACGGGGCAACAATTGCTCTATGCATTGGACGAGCAAGTTCGCCGCTGGGAAGTGGCCGGCCGGGTCACCAAGTACGAGCATTGGGAATTTCTGAAGGTGATCTTGGACGATGAAGGTCGTTGCCGCGGGATTGTGGCGCAAAACCTGCGTAGTCACGAGATCAAGGCCTTCCTGGCCGACGCTGTGATCTTGGCGACGGGCGGTTTGGGCATGATCTTCGGCAAATCGACCAACTCGATGATCAACACCGGTTCGGCGGCCAGTGCGGTGTATCAACAAGGTGCCTATTACGCCAACGGGGAGTTCATCCAAGTACATCCGACCGCGATCCCTGGCGATGACAAATTGCGCTTGATGTCCGAGTCCGCGCGGGGAGAAGGTGGTCGTGTCTGGACCTATAAAGACGGCAAACCGTGGTACTTCCTTGAGGAAATGTACCCGGCTTACGGTAACCTGGTACCGCGGGATATTGCCACGCGAGCCATCTTCAAAGTCTGCGTGGACATGAAGCTCGGGATCAACGGGGAAAACATGGTTTACCTTGATCTGTCCCACAAAGATCCCAAAGAGCTGGATATCAAATTGGGTGGTATCATCGAGATTTATGAGAAGTTCATGGGTGAAGACCCGCGTAAAGTACCGATGAAAATCTTCCCGGCAGTGCACTATTCGATGGGCGGACTGTGGGTCGACTACAATCAGATGACCAACATCCCCGGGCTGTTTGCCGCGGGCGAGTGCGAATATCAATACCACGGCGCCAACCGTCTCGGAGCCAACTCGCTACTGTCGTGCATCTTCGGCGGCATGGTGGCCGGACCCAAAGCGATCGAGTATGTGCGCGGATTGGAAAAATCGGCGGAAGACCTGCCGTCCACGCTGTATGAATCCATTGTCAAAGACGAGGAAGCCAAATACGAACAGCTGCTCAAGATGGATGGCACCGAAAACGCCTACAAACTGCATCAGGAGCTGGGTCAATGGATGACCGACAACGTGACGGTCGTTCGGTACAATGACCGCCTGTTGAAAACGGACGAGAAAATTCAAGAGCTGATGGAACGCTATCAAAACATCAATATGAGCGACACCAGCAAATGGAGCAACCAAGCCGTCTCCTTTACCCGCCAGTTGTGGAACATGCTGCAATTGGCCCGGGTGATTACGCTGGGAGCTTACCATCGAAATGAAAGCCGCGGTGCTCACTACAAACCCGAGTTCCCGGAACGGAACGACGAAGAGTGGCTGAAAACGACCAAGGCCAAATTCACCGAGGACGGACCGGCGTTCGAATACGAACCGGTTGACATCTCGTTGATCAAACCGCGTCCGCGCCGGTATGACGTGGCGAAAGAGGAGGCGGCGAAGAAATGA
- the sdhB gene encoding succinate dehydrogenase iron-sulfur subunit: MSEQQTVHLIITRQDGPDSKPYKEEFRIPYRKNMNVISALMEIQRNPVNAEGKETTPVVWESNCLEEVCGACSMVINGRPRQACTALIDHLEQPIRIEPMRTFPVVRDLIVDRSRMFDALKRVKAWIPIDGTYDLGPGPRIPETVRQWRYELSKCMTCGVCLEACPNVNSKSKFMGPFVAGQVALFNSHPTGEMNKDERLEALMGEGGLQECGNSQNCVQSCPKGIPLTTAIAKMNREGTKMLFRKWLSV, from the coding sequence ATGAGTGAACAACAAACCGTACACCTGATCATCACCCGGCAAGACGGACCTGATTCCAAACCGTATAAGGAAGAGTTCCGTATCCCGTACCGGAAAAACATGAACGTCATTTCCGCGTTGATGGAAATCCAGCGCAACCCGGTCAATGCTGAAGGCAAGGAAACCACACCGGTCGTGTGGGAATCCAACTGTTTGGAAGAAGTGTGCGGGGCCTGCTCCATGGTGATCAACGGGCGTCCCCGACAAGCCTGCACCGCTTTGATCGATCACCTGGAACAACCGATCCGGATTGAGCCGATGCGCACCTTCCCGGTCGTTCGTGACCTGATCGTGGACCGGAGCCGCATGTTTGACGCATTGAAGCGGGTGAAAGCGTGGATCCCGATCGACGGTACTTACGACCTGGGGCCGGGTCCGCGCATTCCGGAAACGGTACGCCAATGGCGGTACGAGCTGTCCAAGTGCATGACCTGTGGGGTCTGTTTGGAAGCGTGCCCCAACGTCAACAGCAAATCCAAGTTTATGGGACCGTTCGTGGCTGGTCAGGTGGCATTGTTCAACTCGCATCCGACGGGTGAGATGAACAAGGATGAACGTTTGGAAGCGCTGATGGGTGAAGGCGGATTGCAGGAATGCGGCAACTCGCAAAACTGCGTGCAGTCCTGCCCCAAAGGCATTCCATTGACCACCGCTATCGCAAAAATGAACCGTGAAGGAACCAAAATGCTGTTCCGCAAATGGTTGTCGGTATAA